A portion of the Permianibacter fluminis genome contains these proteins:
- the murB gene encoding UDP-N-acetylmuramate dehydrogenase: protein MILPNAALTNTFGLQVRAKQFVQAHSLDSLRTALVEAQRSNLPLLILGGGSNFLFVAPQLDAFVIQPALTGIRYTAIADNDVLVTAGAGEVWHQLVLASLEQGLCGLENLALIPGSVGAAPIQNIGAYGVELADCLVSVQAMEIASGNLRHFHKTELQLGYRDSVFKRALKDQYLITEITLLLHRQAPLKTDYDSLAKELAKQAAAPTSAQPKSGLTARQVADAVMAVRRARLPDPAVLGNAGSFFKNPVVSNATANALLQRYPAMPHYPQPDGSVKLAAGWLIEQAGMKGIRRGQAGTHESQALVIVNLGAATGADLLAVAREVRDTVQQQFGVTLEPEVWIIGATL from the coding sequence ATGATTCTGCCCAACGCGGCACTGACCAATACCTTCGGACTGCAGGTTCGCGCAAAGCAGTTTGTGCAGGCACACAGTCTTGACTCTTTGCGCACCGCGCTGGTGGAAGCGCAGCGCTCGAACTTGCCGCTGCTTATTCTCGGTGGCGGCTCCAACTTTTTGTTTGTCGCGCCGCAACTCGATGCGTTTGTCATTCAGCCTGCGTTGACTGGAATTCGCTATACCGCCATTGCTGATAACGACGTACTGGTCACTGCTGGTGCCGGTGAGGTCTGGCATCAGCTGGTGCTGGCGAGCCTTGAGCAGGGTTTGTGCGGTCTGGAAAATCTGGCGTTGATCCCGGGCTCGGTGGGTGCCGCGCCGATTCAGAACATCGGCGCCTATGGCGTCGAACTGGCTGACTGTCTGGTGTCGGTGCAGGCGATGGAGATCGCGAGCGGTAATTTGCGTCATTTCCACAAAACGGAATTGCAGCTCGGGTATCGCGACTCAGTGTTCAAGCGCGCACTCAAGGACCAATACCTCATCACCGAGATCACTTTGCTGCTGCACCGGCAGGCGCCGCTGAAAACCGACTACGATAGTCTGGCCAAGGAGCTTGCCAAGCAGGCCGCCGCGCCAACTTCCGCGCAGCCGAAATCCGGGTTGACTGCGCGCCAGGTGGCCGACGCGGTGATGGCGGTGCGGCGGGCGCGTTTGCCGGATCCGGCGGTGCTGGGCAATGCCGGCAGCTTTTTTAAAAATCCGGTGGTGTCGAACGCAACCGCCAATGCGTTGTTGCAGCGCTATCCCGCCATGCCGCATTACCCGCAACCGGATGGCTCGGTGAAGCTCGCGGCCGGCTGGCTGATCGAGCAAGCCGGCATGAAAGGCATTCGTCGCGGCCAAGCTGGCACCCATGAAAGCCAGGCGCTGGTCATTGTCAATCTCGGTGCGGCCACCGGTGCCGACTTGCTGGCGGTGGCCCGGGAAGTGCGTGACACAGTCCAGCAACAATTCGGTGTAACGCTGGAGCCGGAAGTCTGGATTATCGGCGCTACGCTGTAA